In the Streptomyces sp. cg36 genome, one interval contains:
- the rpsB gene encoding 30S ribosomal protein S2 translates to MAVVTMRELLESGVHFGHQTRRWNPKMKRFIFTERNGIYIIDLLQSLSYIDRAYEFVKETVAHGGSIMFVGTKKQAQEAIAEQATRVGMPYVNQRWLGGMLTNFSTVYKRLQRLKELEQIDFEDVAASGLTKKELLVLSREKAKLEKTLGGIREMQKVPSAVWIVDTKKEHIAVGEARKLHIPVVAILDTNCDPDEVDYKIPGNDDAIRSVTLLTRVIADAVAEGLIARSGVATGDSKPGEKAAGEPLAEWERDLLEGEKKADDAEAPAAEAPVAEAPAAEAEKPAEAAAEAPAADAEQA, encoded by the coding sequence ATGGCCGTCGTCACGATGCGGGAGCTGCTGGAGAGCGGCGTCCACTTCGGTCACCAGACCCGTCGCTGGAACCCGAAGATGAAGCGCTTCATCTTCACCGAGCGCAACGGCATCTACATCATCGACCTGCTCCAGTCGCTGTCGTACATCGACCGCGCCTACGAGTTCGTCAAGGAGACCGTCGCGCACGGCGGCTCCATCATGTTCGTCGGCACCAAGAAGCAGGCGCAGGAGGCGATCGCCGAGCAGGCGACGCGCGTGGGCATGCCCTACGTCAACCAGCGCTGGCTCGGCGGCATGCTGACCAACTTCTCCACCGTCTACAAGCGTCTGCAGCGCCTCAAGGAGCTCGAGCAGATCGACTTCGAGGACGTGGCGGCCTCGGGTCTCACCAAGAAGGAGCTCCTGGTCCTCTCGCGCGAGAAGGCCAAGCTGGAGAAGACCCTCGGTGGTATCCGCGAGATGCAGAAGGTGCCGAGCGCCGTCTGGATCGTCGACACCAAGAAGGAGCACATCGCCGTCGGTGAGGCGCGCAAGCTCCACATCCCGGTCGTCGCGATCCTCGACACCAACTGCGACCCCGACGAGGTCGACTACAAGATCCCGGGCAACGACGACGCGATCCGCTCCGTCACCCTGCTCACCCGCGTGATCGCCGACGCCGTCGCCGAGGGCCTCATCGCCCGTTCCGGCGTCGCCACCGGTGACTCGAAGCCGGGCGAGAAGGCCGCCGGCGAGCCGCTCGCCGAGTGGGAGCGCGACCTGCTCGAGGGCGAGAAGAAGGCCGACGACGCCGAGGCCCCCGCGGCCGAGGCTCCGGTTGCCGAGGCTCCGGCCGCCGAGGCCGAGAAGCCGGCCGAGGCCGCTGCCGAGGCTCCGGCCGCGGACGCCGAGCAGGCCTGA
- a CDS encoding murein hydrolase activator EnvC, whose amino-acid sequence MTAGGGGDGSGGAHTDAVAAAGAPYRAGGRLWPVPGTPVILRGWNPPATPYGPGHRGIDLAAPPGTEIRAVAPGRITFTGPVAGRGVLTITLDNTGTPPLRTTYEPVRALVTPGERVRAGQTVGVLEDTRSGPGADTGSGAGTGAGGGGRGSGGAEPGPNEGPGGGGAGGGAGGAPPHCTQSCLHWGLKRGDTYLNPLALMHSGHARLLPVWGVG is encoded by the coding sequence CTGACTGCGGGTGGAGGCGGGGATGGGAGTGGGGGTGCGCATACGGATGCCGTTGCGGCGGCGGGTGCGCCCTACCGGGCCGGAGGACGGCTCTGGCCGGTCCCCGGGACACCGGTGATCCTGCGCGGCTGGAACCCGCCCGCGACTCCGTACGGCCCCGGCCACCGCGGCATCGACCTGGCGGCCCCACCCGGCACGGAGATCCGGGCCGTCGCCCCGGGCCGGATCACCTTCACCGGCCCCGTCGCGGGCCGGGGCGTCCTCACGATCACCCTCGACAACACGGGCACCCCACCCCTGCGCACCACGTACGAGCCAGTACGCGCCCTCGTCACCCCGGGCGAGCGGGTACGCGCGGGGCAGACCGTGGGGGTACTGGAGGACACGCGGTCCGGACCGGGAGCGGATACGGGGTCGGGAGCTGGGACAGGCGCTGGTGGTGGAGGGCGCGGGAGTGGGGGCGCCGAGCCGGGGCCGAATGAAGGCCCTGGTGGGGGTGGGGCCGGGGGCGGTGCTGGGGGCGCGCCGCCGCACTGTACGCAGAGCTGCCTTCACTGGGGGCTCAAACGGGGCGACACCTATCTGAACCCGCTGGCACTCATGCACAGCGGTCACGCCCGCCTGCTGCCGGTGTGGGGGGTGGGGTGA
- a CDS encoding TetR/AcrR family transcriptional regulator: MAEHRTMQRAALLDAARTLLSEGGTDALTFPALAERTGLARSSVYEYFRSRAAVVEELCSVDFPLWAADIEAAMQQAAGPEAKVEAYVRRQLELVGDQRHRAVVAISASELDAGAREKIRAAHGDLIAMIVEALADLGHAQPRLAAMLLQGVVDAAVRRIELGAPEDPAAVTHAAVGMALRGVVG; the protein is encoded by the coding sequence GTGGCCGAGCACCGCACGATGCAGCGCGCCGCCCTGCTGGACGCCGCCCGCACCCTGCTCTCCGAGGGCGGCACCGACGCCCTGACCTTCCCGGCCCTGGCCGAGCGCACCGGCCTCGCCCGGTCCTCCGTCTACGAGTACTTCCGCTCCCGGGCCGCCGTCGTCGAAGAACTCTGCTCCGTCGACTTCCCGCTCTGGGCGGCCGACATCGAGGCCGCGATGCAGCAGGCCGCCGGACCCGAGGCCAAGGTCGAGGCGTATGTACGCCGCCAGCTGGAGCTCGTCGGGGACCAGCGGCACCGCGCCGTCGTCGCCATCTCCGCCAGCGAGCTCGACGCCGGCGCCCGCGAGAAGATCCGCGCCGCCCACGGCGACCTCATCGCCATGATCGTCGAAGCCCTCGCCGACCTCGGCCACGCCCAGCCGCGCCTCGCCGCCATGCTGCTCCAGGGCGTGGTCGACGCCGCGGTCCGCCGCATCGAACTCGGCGCCCCCGAAGACCCCGCGGCCGTGACCCACGCGGCGGTGGGGATGGCGCTGCGGGGAGTGGTGGGCTGA
- the whiG gene encoding RNA polymerase sigma factor WhiG: MPQHTSGSDRAAAPPAARAGGTVRPPAPSSVDELWRSYKNSGDERLREQLILHYSPLVKYVAGRVSVGLPPNVEQADFVSSGVFGLIDAIEKFDIERAIKFETYAITRIRGAMIDELRALDWIPRSVRQKARAVERAYATLEAQLRRTPSENEVAAEMGIAVEELHAVFSQLSLANVVALEELLHVGGEGGDRLSLMDTLEDTAADDPVEVAEDRELRRLLARAINTLPEREKTVVTLYYYEGLTLAEIGNVLGVTESRVSQIHTKSVLQLRAKLADVGR; the protein is encoded by the coding sequence ATGCCCCAGCACACCTCCGGGTCTGACCGCGCCGCAGCTCCCCCCGCTGCCCGCGCCGGTGGCACCGTGCGACCACCGGCACCCTCCTCCGTGGACGAACTGTGGCGCTCGTACAAGAACAGCGGCGACGAGCGCCTGCGCGAGCAGCTGATCCTGCACTACTCACCGCTGGTCAAATACGTCGCGGGCCGAGTGAGCGTCGGCCTGCCCCCCAACGTCGAACAGGCCGACTTCGTCTCCTCCGGAGTCTTCGGGCTCATCGACGCCATCGAGAAGTTCGACATCGAACGGGCCATCAAGTTCGAGACGTACGCCATCACCCGCATCCGCGGCGCGATGATCGACGAACTCCGCGCACTCGACTGGATCCCCCGCTCCGTACGGCAGAAGGCACGCGCCGTCGAGCGCGCCTACGCCACCCTCGAAGCCCAACTGCGCCGCACCCCCTCGGAGAACGAGGTCGCCGCCGAAATGGGCATCGCCGTCGAAGAACTGCACGCGGTATTCAGCCAGTTGTCCCTCGCCAACGTGGTCGCCCTGGAAGAGCTGCTCCACGTCGGCGGCGAGGGCGGCGACCGCCTCAGCCTCATGGACACCCTGGAGGACACCGCCGCCGACGACCCCGTCGAAGTCGCCGAAGACCGCGAACTGCGAAGACTCCTCGCCCGCGCCATCAACACCCTCCCCGAACGCGAGAAGACCGTCGTCACGCTCTACTACTACGAGGGCCTCACCCTCGCCGAGATCGGCAACGTCCTCGGGGTCACCGAGAGCCGCGTCAGCCAGATCCACACCAAGTCCGTCCTCCAGCTCCGGGCCAAACTCGCCGACGTCGGCCGCTGA
- the dprA gene encoding DNA-processing protein DprA: MARAALTRVIEPGDERAGRWLRIHGAAELMRLLTTPEDPDAPLTGVSAARLAGYRRRAAAADPERDLAALDDLGGRFVCPGDPEWPGQLDDLGDARPVGLWLRGAADLRIWALRSVAVVGARACTPYGAHMGATLGAGLAEKGWVVVSGAAAGVDGAAHRGTLAASGATIAVLASGVDVVYPRGHAELIGRIAQQGLIVSELAPGDHPTPGRFVLRNRVIAALTRGTVVVEAEYRSGSLATARNAQRLGRHTIGVPGPATSGLSAGVHELLRGEATLVTDAAEIVELVGEMGELAPVRRGPVLPRDLLAPATTHVLDALPGHGTAPTSDIARHAGTSTEQALGRLYELHSLGFVERDGDGWRLAPAARRPRGTRRGGA; encoded by the coding sequence GTGGCCCGGGCCGCCCTCACCCGGGTCATCGAGCCGGGCGACGAGCGCGCCGGCCGATGGCTGCGCATCCACGGCGCCGCGGAACTGATGCGGCTCCTCACCACCCCCGAGGACCCCGACGCACCCCTCACCGGCGTCAGCGCCGCCCGGCTCGCCGGCTACCGCAGACGCGCCGCGGCGGCAGACCCCGAACGCGACCTGGCCGCACTGGACGACCTCGGCGGACGGTTCGTCTGCCCCGGCGATCCCGAATGGCCCGGACAACTCGACGACCTCGGCGACGCCCGCCCCGTCGGACTATGGCTACGAGGCGCGGCCGACCTGCGGATATGGGCACTGCGATCCGTCGCCGTGGTCGGCGCCCGCGCCTGCACCCCCTACGGCGCCCACATGGGCGCCACCCTCGGCGCCGGGCTCGCCGAGAAAGGCTGGGTCGTGGTCTCCGGCGCAGCCGCGGGAGTCGACGGCGCCGCCCACCGCGGCACCCTCGCGGCAAGCGGCGCCACCATCGCCGTCCTCGCCAGCGGAGTCGACGTCGTCTATCCGCGCGGCCACGCCGAGTTGATCGGCCGCATCGCGCAACAGGGCCTCATCGTCAGCGAGTTGGCGCCGGGCGATCACCCCACGCCCGGCCGATTCGTCCTGCGCAACCGCGTCATCGCCGCCCTCACCCGCGGCACCGTCGTCGTCGAAGCCGAATACCGCAGCGGCTCCCTCGCCACCGCCCGCAACGCCCAACGGCTCGGCCGCCACACCATAGGCGTACCCGGCCCCGCCACCAGCGGACTCTCCGCCGGAGTGCACGAACTGCTGCGCGGTGAGGCCACCCTCGTCACCGACGCCGCGGAAATCGTCGAACTCGTTGGAGAAATGGGCGAACTCGCCCCGGTCCGACGGGGCCCCGTCCTGCCCCGCGACCTCCTCGCCCCCGCCACCACCCACGTACTCGACGCACTCCCCGGCCACGGCACCGCCCCCACCAGCGACATCGCCCGCCACGCCGGAACCAGCACCGAGCAGGCGCTGGGAAGACTGTACGAACTGCACTCCCTCGGCTTCGTCGAACGCGACGGCGACGGATGGCGGTTGGCCCCCGCCGCACGCCGACCGCGCGGCACCCGGCGAGGCGGTGCTTGA
- a CDS encoding YifB family Mg chelatase-like AAA ATPase: MGFARTCSVALVGVEGVVVEVQADLEPGVAAFTLVGLPDKSLSESRDRVRAAVVNSGADWPQKKLTVGLSPASVPKGGSGFDLAVACAVLGAAERIDPRELADLVMIGELGLDGRVRPVRGILPAVLAAAEAGYQQVVVPEQTAAEASLVPGVSVLGVRSLRQLIAVLTDAPVPEEEPAEEGRPDPMLAGLVVPGAGVGTGLSADADTTPPDLADVAGQRGARTALEVAAAGGHHLMLHGPPGAGKTMLAERLPGILPPLTRQESLEVTAIHSVAGILPPGKPLVRKAPYCAPHHSATMQSLVGGGNGLPRPGAVSLAHRGVLFLDEAPEFTGKALDSLRQPLEAGHVVIARSAGVVRLPARFLMVLAANPCPCGRHTLHGAGCECAPSAIRRYQARLSGPLLDRVDLRVEAEPVRREDLLAQGGRGESTAVVAARVLAARERATARLQGTPWTTNSEIPGHELRTRWLAAPGALAAAERDMERGLLTARGLDRVLRVAWTVADLCGHDRPDENHIGLALELRTGISRGTPVPVGGAG, encoded by the coding sequence ATGGGATTCGCCCGCACCTGCTCCGTCGCCCTCGTCGGCGTCGAAGGAGTCGTCGTCGAAGTCCAGGCCGACCTCGAACCCGGAGTCGCCGCCTTCACCCTCGTCGGCCTCCCCGACAAGAGCCTCAGCGAAAGCCGCGACCGCGTCAGGGCCGCCGTCGTCAACTCCGGAGCCGACTGGCCCCAGAAGAAACTCACCGTGGGCCTCAGCCCCGCCTCCGTCCCCAAAGGCGGCAGCGGCTTCGACCTCGCCGTAGCCTGCGCGGTCCTCGGCGCGGCCGAACGGATCGACCCACGAGAACTAGCCGACCTCGTCATGATCGGAGAACTGGGCCTCGACGGCCGGGTGCGGCCCGTCCGCGGCATCCTGCCCGCCGTCCTCGCCGCCGCCGAAGCCGGATACCAACAAGTCGTCGTCCCCGAACAGACCGCCGCGGAAGCCTCCCTGGTCCCCGGCGTCTCCGTCCTCGGCGTCCGCAGCCTGCGCCAGCTCATCGCCGTCCTCACCGACGCACCCGTCCCCGAGGAGGAGCCCGCCGAAGAGGGCAGGCCCGATCCCATGCTCGCCGGACTGGTCGTCCCCGGCGCCGGAGTCGGCACCGGCCTCTCCGCCGACGCCGACACCACCCCGCCCGACCTCGCCGACGTCGCCGGACAGCGCGGCGCCCGCACCGCCCTCGAAGTCGCCGCCGCCGGAGGCCACCACCTGATGCTCCACGGCCCGCCCGGCGCGGGCAAAACCATGCTGGCCGAGCGGCTCCCCGGCATCCTGCCGCCCCTCACCCGCCAGGAATCCCTCGAAGTCACCGCGATCCACTCCGTCGCCGGAATCCTGCCCCCGGGCAAACCGCTCGTCCGCAAAGCCCCCTACTGCGCCCCGCACCACTCGGCGACGATGCAGTCCCTGGTCGGCGGAGGCAACGGACTGCCGCGCCCCGGCGCCGTCTCCCTCGCCCACCGGGGCGTCCTCTTCCTCGACGAAGCCCCCGAGTTCACCGGAAAAGCCCTCGACTCCCTGCGCCAGCCCCTGGAAGCCGGCCACGTCGTCATCGCCCGCAGCGCCGGAGTCGTCCGCCTGCCCGCCCGCTTCCTCATGGTCCTCGCCGCCAACCCGTGCCCCTGCGGACGCCACACCCTCCACGGAGCGGGCTGCGAATGCGCCCCCTCCGCGATCCGCCGCTACCAGGCCCGGCTCTCCGGCCCGCTCCTCGACCGCGTCGACCTGCGCGTCGAAGCCGAACCGGTCCGCCGCGAAGACCTGCTCGCGCAAGGCGGCCGAGGGGAATCCACCGCCGTCGTCGCCGCCCGCGTCCTCGCCGCCCGCGAACGGGCCACCGCCCGGCTCCAAGGCACCCCCTGGACCACCAACAGCGAAATCCCCGGCCACGAACTGCGCACCCGCTGGCTCGCCGCCCCCGGAGCCCTCGCCGCGGCCGAACGCGACATGGAACGCGGCCTGCTCACCGCCCGAGGTCTCGACCGCGTCCTCCGCGTCGCCTGGACCGTCGCCGACCTCTGCGGCCACGACCGCCCCGACGAAAACCACATCGGCCTCGCCCTGGAACTCAGAACGGGCATCTCACGGGGCACGCCGGTACCAGTGGGAGGTGCGGGGTGA
- a CDS encoding YraN family protein: MYARGALGRYGEDLAARLLTGAGMTVIARNWRCGRTGEIDIVARDGDVLVVCEVKTRRAGSFQHPMAAVTPDKAARLRHLAERWLADHGGPPPGGVRIDLVGIVLPRKGAARTEHARGVA, translated from the coding sequence ATGTACGCACGAGGAGCACTCGGACGGTACGGCGAAGACCTGGCGGCCCGACTGCTGACAGGCGCAGGAATGACAGTGATCGCCCGCAACTGGCGGTGCGGCAGGACCGGAGAGATCGACATCGTCGCCCGCGACGGCGACGTCCTGGTGGTCTGCGAGGTGAAAACACGCCGAGCGGGCAGCTTCCAGCACCCCATGGCCGCCGTCACCCCGGACAAGGCCGCCCGGCTCAGACACCTCGCCGAACGGTGGCTCGCCGACCACGGCGGACCGCCCCCGGGCGGCGTCCGCATCGACCTGGTCGGCATCGTCCTGCCCCGCAAGGGCGCAGCCCGCACCGAGCACGCGCGGGGGGTGGCGTGA
- a CDS encoding DUF2469 domain-containing protein has product MSAEDLEKYETEMELKLYREYRDVVGLFKYVIETERRFYLTNDYEMQVHSVQGEVFFEVSMADAWVWDMYRPARFVKQVRVLTFKDVNIEELNKSDLELPGG; this is encoded by the coding sequence ATGAGCGCCGAGGACCTCGAAAAGTACGAGACCGAGATGGAGCTGAAGCTCTACCGGGAGTACCGCGACGTCGTCGGTCTGTTCAAATACGTGATCGAGACCGAGCGGCGTTTCTACCTCACCAATGACTACGAGATGCAGGTGCACTCGGTCCAGGGCGAGGTGTTCTTCGAGGTGTCGATGGCCGACGCCTGGGTCTGGGACATGTACAGGCCGGCCAGGTTCGTCAAGCAGGTGCGGGTCCTCACCTTCAAGGACGTGAACATCGAGGAGCTCAACAAGAGCGACCTCGAACTGCCGGGCGGCTGA
- a CDS encoding NUDIX hydrolase, which produces MGDQGGRGGRGGRGGRGAGGQDSRGAGDQDGQDTGGGPGGPRRVARVVLLDPQDRILLMHGFEPDDPSDTWWFTPGGGLEGDETRAEAALRELAEETGITEVELGPVLWQRMCSFPFDGRRWDQDEWYFLARTTRTDAAPTGLTELERRSTAGLRWWTSAELSAARETVYPTRLAELLRTLLEEGPPRAPVVLAPEIV; this is translated from the coding sequence ATCGGCGACCAGGGTGGCCGGGGCGGCCGGGGCGGCCGGGGCGGCCGAGGCGCGGGCGGTCAGGACAGTCGGGGCGCCGGCGACCAGGACGGCCAGGACACGGGCGGCGGGCCCGGTGGGCCGCGCAGGGTCGCGCGGGTGGTGCTGCTCGACCCGCAGGACCGCATCCTGCTGATGCACGGCTTCGAACCGGACGACCCGTCCGACACCTGGTGGTTCACCCCGGGCGGCGGCCTGGAGGGCGACGAGACCCGCGCCGAGGCGGCCCTGCGCGAACTGGCCGAGGAGACCGGCATCACCGAGGTCGAACTCGGGCCGGTGCTGTGGCAGCGGATGTGCTCGTTCCCCTTCGACGGCCGCCGGTGGGATCAGGACGAGTGGTACTTCCTGGCCCGTACCACCCGCACCGATGCCGCGCCCACCGGCCTCACCGAGCTGGAACGACGCAGTACGGCCGGTCTGAGGTGGTGGACCTCCGCCGAACTGTCGGCGGCGCGTGAGACGGTGTACCCGACCAGACTCGCCGAGCTGCTGCGCACGCTGCTCGAAGAGGGTCCTCCGCGTGCGCCGGTGGTCCTGGCTCCGGAAATCGTCTAG